TGGTTTGTTAAAGGAACGCCAATTGATGTTTTTGATGGAACGCCAACTGCAACAGTTACAGCAAGCAAATCATTCAGTATTACCGACATGAGCGATTTTAATGGTGGTAATTTGAACTCAGCTTGCTTTATTGCACCGGATGTGGTTACCGGAGCAGGTAAACTGAAAGCTGCAGGCGTTTCTGCACCGTCAGCATCCAAATCCCTTGCTTCACATATTCGCTTAGCACGTGAAGCCCGTGAATTAGCAGAAAAGTGTAAAAAATAAAGAGCGTATGCGGTTGATATAGAGTGTTGAAGAGCATTAGGAAAAAGTTAGACCTAGGCTTTTTATTTTCTAGGTCTAACTTTATATTTAAATGAGAAAGCCAAGAGGAATAGTGATGAAAAAATGGTTTCTAGTGGGTGCTTTTATTTTGTTGTGTAACATGTTTTTTTCTGTATGTTTAGCAATGGAAGCAAATAAAGATTCAGCAATAGATTGGGAAATTAGTGTGAAGGAAAAACTTACACCAGAGGAGCTAGAAGCAATGCGCTGGACGGAGGTATTTCAAAATGAATTGGCGCAATATTTTTTCGAAGTGAAGTCGATTCAACCAGACAGCGCAGATAAAGATCAAATACATGTTACTGTAAAAGCAATCTATAAGGATAAAGCGGTGATTAACAATCTAAATGAATATTATCGAAAAGATTTGGAGGAGGAAGATATCATAGCTTGTAGTGAGATGCAGATGATTTTTCAGCTTCATAAAAGAATGTATGCAGTAAAAAATTTAAAATTGTATAGCTCCAAAAGAGTGCTTATTGTGGAGCAAACGAAAGATGTAAGTTTTGTTCCGGTGCCAGTGAAAACTTTTGCTGATACGATGTACGAATTTGTTCGAAAGTGTGTACAAAATTAATAGGTATATGTTAACGATGAAATATTTAGAAATTTATAATAAATAAAAATAAAAGGAGTATACTCTTATTTTGTAATAAGTTGACTAATGATACAAAAATATATAACGAAGAAATAGGTGTCGAAAGACTTAATAGGGAAGTCCGGTGGAAAACCGGTGCGGTCCCGCCGCTGTAATAGGGAGCGAGGCTACATTATGTCACTGGGAGAAATCTTGGGAAGGCGTAGCCAAGCGATGATCTGGAGCCAGAAGAACTGCCTATTTAACAATCACTGTTAGACCTGCGAACGATGGGAAGGGGATTATGAAGTATAGGTTTGTTTCCTATGCCCTCATACGACTTCTGTCAAACATGGCAGAGGTTTTTTTATTGAATTTTATAAATAGGGATGAGATTGAGGAAGATGGATAATAAATGGTTATATCAAATCAAAACGAAAAAAAAGCGCCGCTATCAAAATATAGCAGCGTGCGTAGTTTGTACGTTAGCTTTGGGAGTTGTTACACCAGCTGGGATGGTTTGGGCTGATGAAGCACAGCAGGATATTGAAAAAATATCAAATACAGAGAATGAACTGGACGAGTATACGTTAGATACTGTTACTGTTGAAGCAAAACGCCCAGATTGGGAATCAAAATTGTCGCCAGGCACAGTAACTGTGATTCGTCCTGACGATTACAAAGGTGAGCAGAAAACATTGCCGGAACTCTTGAAAAAAGTTCCGGGAGTACATGTACGTGAAGTAAATGGGAAAGGACAATATACAACTGTAACGGTTAGAGGTTCAACAGCAGCGCAGGTTGGGGTTTTTATAGATGGGGTTTTATCAAATTTAGGTGGAGATGCAGCTGTTGATATATCTACAATTCCTGTTGATAATGTTGAGCGGATAGAAGTTTATCGAGGCTATATACCAACTCGTTTTGCTGGAACTTTTATGGGTGGTGTTATCAATATAGTAACGAAGAAACCCACCAAGGCTAATATATCGGCAGAAGTTGGCAAATCCTCTTATGGTGGTACAAGGGCAGCTTTGGAAATAATGAATCCATTAGGTAGTGGTAGTTTGCTGATTGGAATTAATCATGATGGCAGTGATCAAAATTTTAAATATGAAAATTATGCAGCTGGAAGAAATATATCGGATGTTCAGTTAAGCATAAATTCGTTGCAAGAAGACGTTGATGATTTTAATCCGAAAATGATAGATATGTTAACAAGCGGAGGCAAACCGCTTATTTCTATGAGTGATTCAGATAAAGATTATTACAAAGCTAATTTTGATGCGTGGATAGAATTTATTAGAAGCACAGGCGATAAAAGCTTAAGTCATGCGATAGAAGATAATGCAAAAAATGTAGCACAAAAGTCTTCCATGAGTACTTTTAGACAAACGATGATTGACATGGGGATTAAAGATCAATATATTGCTGCTGGATATCCTGAAACTGGATGGACTAATTGGTGGGATTTTGCAGGTGAGGATTGGAACTACCATGGTAGTGAAACGGGGATTATAGATGATAATGTTAAGAATCAAATTATTGATACATATGTGCAAAATACAACACCTAAAATTATTGATGAATGGACAACTATTGTTGATCCGGATAAAAGTACGTCATTAGCAAGTTCGAAAGAAGAATTAGAAGCGGCTAAAAAGAAACTTAAGGCGTTGCAGGATAAAGAAAGATACCGCAGATATAACGATTATAAAAAAGATAGCGCTATGATCAAATGGCAGGATGATAATTTTGTGATTAAAGGAAGTTGGAACAAAATTCAAAGGCATTTACCTGATAGTTTATGGGGAGATAGTGTTAGCGATGCAGCCACGAATGCATTAGTAGATACAAAAGATATTTTTTATGCATCAAGTCGTAAACAGGAGCTTGAGAATAGTGAAATTCTTTTACAAAATAGGGCGCAATATAAAAAGTTGGAATGGGGCTGGATGATCGACTATCTTCATCAAGATAAAAAATATAGAACGGAACATATGTTAGATTATCCTAATAATTTTAGATGGAATAATATTCCGCTAAGAGAGTGGAGTCATTACCAATCTGATAAATATAATGTACAGCTTGATGGGAATTATCAAATTAATGATAATCAGATGTTAGAATATCAATTTAACTTTTCTCATGAAAAGTTAAACATTAAAGGTTCGTTACTGGATAAAGTTCTTGGTGATGATGTTATAGGAAATATATTAGGACAAACTCGCAATAGATATGAGCAAGATTTATTTAATATGCAGATTCAAGATGCGATTACATTGGATAAAGAAGGTACATGTATATTGACTCCAAGTATTCGCTATAATCAATCAAAAATTACAGGCTTTAGTGATGGAAAACGTTTCCCAGTGAATCAAAGTAATAAATTTCATTGGTTACATCAAGAAGACAGTCAGACGGATGGCAAAGCTACTTGGCAATTAGCGCTGAAAAAAGAATTTAATGATAGCTTTAGTCTTCGCATGACAGGTGGTACTTATTATAGACTGCTTAATATGTATGAAATTGCCGGTGATGGTGCCGGAATTTTGCCGGCGTCACGAGATGGAAGTAGTTCAAGTTTTCCATTGCCGGAAGAAGGGATGCAGTTCGATATTAGTGCTTTGTGGAACGGCAAAACCTTGGGGGCAGATAATAATACTACTTTAACTTATTTTTGGCGTGATTCAGATAATATGCTTCAATTAGTGCGTGCAGGTCTTGATTATTGGTCTTATTTTAATGATAGCCGAGCTAAAGTGCATGGTATTGAGTTAGAAAGCCAATTTAAGTGGAATAAATATTCTTTAGATTTACGCACGACTTACACTAAAGTAAATGCGCAGAAAAAAAATACAGCAGTTAATTATCCGTATACCGATATATGGATGACTTATCAGCCAGAATGGGAAAGCAGCTTGCGTTTAACTTATACACCGAATAATAAAATATCTATTTTTGGTGAATTACATTATACAGATGAATATTTTACTAGTACCAGTCGGGATTCTCGTGGTGGCAATTATGCTTATTTGTCGGGGAAACCGGTGAGCTCTTTAACTGTAATCAATACAGGCGTTAAATGGAAACCAGAGAAGGATTGGCAAATTAATATCGGTTGTAATGACATCTTTAATAAAGGACCTAAACAAAAAATCTATAGTCCTATTGCCTTTACTGAAGATGGGTATATCAATGCAGAGTTTCCCTTACAAGGAAGAACTTACTATGCAACCGTTAGATATGAATTTTAAATGAGAGGAGTGTTTTAGGGTTTATGAAAAAAATAATATCAAGCAAAAAGAAAAATCCTATAGCGAAAAAGAAGTATGCTAGACTTTTAGCAATGGTTTTAGGTGGATGCTTAATGACTGGGAATGTTTTTGCTGCAGATTTAGCGGCAGTTGCTTCTTCGGATTACACAAATAGTCAAGTAGGAAAAGTTACAGGATCAAGAGTAACTACGCATGTCGATGCGGATCCATCAGCAGGCGTTATTAAAGAGTTAAATGGGGATGCTGGGCTATATGCAATCAATGAAAATGGTGAAAGTAAACTAGTCTTGAGACAATATACTTACAGCACGACTGAATTAAAACCCAATCGTGTATTGGATGTAAATGGGGATTGGAATAACCCTGATCAGACTGGAGTGATAAAAGCAGTTGCTAATATGCATGCAGCCGCTTCTAATGGAAAATATTTATTTGCAACAGGATATGATTTAGGTCAAATTGGTGTAGCAGAAATTGCAGGAGGCTCTTTAAAAGATCAACCGAGTTTAACTGTTAATTTGAAGAATTGCATTAATGACAATTGTAGTGCTGGTTATGGCGCAAAGACTACGGTACATGGTGAAGGTATTGCAGTACGTGGGGATAAACTTTACTTAGTTGCAAGTGTTAATTTGGAAGGGGGCTATGACAATTATGACAATGGATATTTATTGCAATTTAATATTAAAGATAATGGCAGTTTAGAGTTTAATAGTTATACTAGAGTAGGTAAAAATGCAGATCAGGTTCGATTGAGTTTTTATAATGATTCAGTGTTTATCCCGTTTATTGGTGGGATGCAAAATTATGGGGCAGGTAATGCAGAGTCAAGAATTGATGTCGTCAAAATTTCTAATGGGCAGCTAAATACAACATCCCAGGCTATAAAAAAACCGGAAAATGTTAAGTGTGATTTTAGAAACCTGAAAATTTTGCCGAATGGGACAGCCTATGTAATGACTTATAATTTAGCTGCGACAGGTAGTGGAATGGATGCGCATGTTTATAAGACAACTGTATCTAATTTGATGTCAGAAAATCCAAAAAATTGGGAAGAAATTGTTAGTGGTCAGTATGAAGGCTGGTTTGGTAAGCTGGATGCGGAGTACTATACTAAACGGCTATGGCTGGAAGCCGGCGATAAATTACAGGTATATACTGATGGCAGTACGAAGCCGATTGTTTGGAATGCGAAAGATTTTTCTACCGATGAGCAATATTCTTTGTTTAACGCAGTTGAAATCATACCTACAGATACTGTAAACGGCGAGCTTGCTCAATTAAAATTCATGGCAGATGAAGGATTGACCCAATCGTCACAAACATTGAATAAAAGAGTAAATTTAAATGCAACAAGTAATAGTGGTGACTATAAAAGTAGCATTACAGGAACGGCATCCGATGTACAGTATAACGCAGTAACAAATGATAATAGCCATTATCATTTTGATGCGGATAAAACAATAAACTTGGGGCTCGAAAAATCAGGGGGGAATTTAGATAACAATATATTAGCAGATATCTATGCAAATGATGGCAACGATATTGTAATTGACGCTAGTGCGAATACATTGCAATTGCAAGCTAAAAACTATATCGGGACTCCGGTAGGGATTTTTGCGGGAAACGGTAAAAATGTAAGTATTGATGCCGGAAAATTAAATATTATTACGAGTGGATATCAAGGGGGAAATAGTTTAACAAATGCTATTTGGAATGATGCCGGTAAAGATAAAACGAGTACGATTGAAATCAATGCTCCGGTAAATATTTCTATGAGTGACGGTTTAGGTGGAAATGGAATTGCGATACAAAAAACGGATCGCTGGGGCGAGAAAAGTAATGAAGCAAATGATAGTTCAAAAGTTATCATTCATGGAGATGTAAGTATTTTAGGTGCAGATAATACGGTGTGGGGAATCCCAATAAACGGTGAAAACGTTTATTCAAGATTTAATAATGCAGGCATTTTAACGGCTGTTGACAAAAGTGAAGTCGTGATTGATGGGAATGTAGATTTCGCGGTATACGGAAATGGTGTTACGACAAATGCCAAAGATAGTAAGGTTAGTATCAATGGAGGAAAGATTGTAGCTCCGTCATCCACGCAATATGGATATTACGCATTATCATCTTATCTTGGTGCAATCAATATGAATACGGGGATAGATGGAAAAACAGTAGGGAGTAATACGGTAAAACTTGATGGTGATTTATTTGCACTAAATACCGGTACGATAAATCTTGCACTAATAAATAATAATTCTTATTTAAATGGAATCATTGATAATGGTGGCACAGCAAATCTATATTTGCAAAATGGTGCTACTTGGTATAATGCAAAACAGAATAATCGCTATGCAGATGATAATGAAGATATAGGTGCAGGACAGATTAGTCATGTAAGTCGTCTTACAGGTGGAAACACACCACAAAATCGAGGTGTGATTTATCAAAAAGACAGCAACCCGATTACGATCGATAGGTATAGCGGAAATACTTTGGCTTGGTATGATCATAATACATCATCGCCAGCTGAAATAATTGGTGGGGCTATTCATATAAAATCGGCAGATTTAGATTCTACGATGACTTTATGGACAGGAAATAATGGGATTAATACAGCAGATAGTGCTACAGATAGTGAAAAGGCAACTTTAAATACCGTATTGGATAATCTTGCAAAAAAACTGGTTTATGAAGGGTATAAAGGTAAGGTTGAAAATAATTTAAAAGGAACAGTTGGTATCGCGGAAGGAATGACATCTTCATCGGCGTTAAAAAGTGGGGATATCACATTTAGTCAAATAACAGGAGAAGGGAGTTATCAAAGTACAAGTAATCCACCAATACCTACAGAACAGATTACTACATCATTTACTACAACTTTGACCGGACTTAAGGATAATGATATCCAATATGTAAATGGCGGCGTGGTTCAAAAAAATGCGACGGGACAAGAGGGATATCGTCTTACGAAAGATAGTACGATTACCGTGAATGATCAGAATGTAACGGCGAGCAATATTGGCTATTATCCGGCAGTCGTTGGAATTTTAGGCAATGGAAATGACATTACCGTTGTTGCGGATGGGAAATCGCTGGATTTGGATTGTGTAAGCACAACGGGAACCAGTCAGGCAATTGGTGTATATGCGAATAAAAACGTAAATGTACAAGCCAATAATTTGAATATTAAAGCGACAGCTCCAGGAAAAACGGCTGCAGGGATTTTTGTCCAAAATGGCGGTCAAGCTGTAATCAATGGAAATGTTGATATGTCAGTCAAAAACTCTACTGATGGTGATGCGGATGGAATTTATCTTTATAACGGCGGCTCTAAGCTCACAATCAATGGTGACCTTAATATGAAAGGAAACGGTGAAGGCGATTTAGCCTATGGTGTTTTAGCTGCTGAAAAAGGTGGGTATGGAACAAAGGTATATCAAGCTAAAGGCATTTATATGTACGATAACAGTACTGACGGTGGGGAAGTAAAGATTACCGGAAAAGCTGATATTGCCGTTAAAGGTACCGGAATCGATATGCGAGGGAGCAAGAACAATAAAATAACGATTGACAGTGGAAGTATTATCACACCTGAAAGTACGACTGATGAATTTAAAGCGATTGGCATTGCAGCGGGTACATTCAATATGGGAATGACGGATCAAGGAATTGTAAATGGGAAGGATGTAACTGTCAAAGGGCAAATTTATGCTTTAGAAAAAGGGACGATTAACCTTGGATTAGGTAGTAGTAACTCCTTGTTTGCAGGCGTTGTTAGTAATACGAACGGTGGCGCTATTAATTTATTTTTAGAAAAGGGTGCTACATGGGAAAATACGCTTAATTCAAAATCAGCTACTTTTAATGGCAGTCATGTCAATACAGTATCGGGTGGAAAAACAAAACAAAATCAGGGTGTAATTTCTCAAAAAGACAGCAACCCGATTACAATCGATAAGTATAGCGGATATACTACTGTTTTATATGGGCATGACAAGACAACACCGACCAATATCATTGGTGGAATTTTGACGATAAATAGTGCGTTAGGCGATAGCTTTATCACATTGCGCACGGATAATGTAGGATTAAATACTGATTCTGATAAAGCGAATGATAAAAATCTGGTAAGTGAAACGTTAAATGCTTTAGCAAATAAATTGTACTATACTGCCCATACAAATGGAGAAAAAAATCTTAGCGGTATGGTAGAGATTGCTGAAGGGTTAACGGCTGCTTCCGCAAGTAAAAAATCTGGGTCTATAACGTATAAAACAGATGGTCAAGGACAATATGAATATACGCAAGCTGTAGATGCACCTAAAACTGATCCTATTACGAAAAGTATGACATTAACTGATGATTATGAAGCTATAGCCACAGTGGCAAACGCGTATGGTGATAAATATGTAAGTGCATTGTTTAATGGTAGTGAAAGTACATCAAAACAAAATCCAATGGTTATTGATATGGCAGGACATAATTTAACGTTGAAATCAGAAAGCCCTGACAAGATTGCAGCTGGTATGTTTGTTAGTGCCAATGATTATATCAATGTAAAAAACAATGATGCTACTAAAAAATTATCTATCAGTTCGACGATTAATGATACCCGCGGTGCAATGGGGATTCAGTTAGATGGGAATTCTCATTTAGCTATTTCAGGTGCGGTAGATATCGATGGCGTATCAACGAATGGGGATAGTGTAACAGGAATTCATATCCAGGGGCAAAATAGTGATATCAAGATTGATGGTCCATTAACGATGAAAAATATAACAGCAAAACGAGAACGAGGGAATGGGATCAATGCTGCGGGAATTCGAGTGACGGGGGACAATTCAACTGTTACGGTAAATGATATCGTTGATATTACTGGGATAAGAGGAAATGGTCTTAATACTGTTGGCGCAGATTCATCAATTTCCGTTAAGGGTGGAACGATTACTGCGGCAGAGGATGCTGATAAATCAAAACTGTTTTATGCAATTCGCGTAGATAAAGGTACTGTTAGCGTGAATATGAACGGTCAAAATGCCGGAAATACAACGACTAAAATAAATGGTGATGTCTTTGTCAACAAAGAATACGGTAAAAGAGTAGTAGAATACAGTGGTGGAGAACTTGTTGATTTTACGAAGAACGGTAATCTAAATTTAGCACTTACTGATAACCAATCTTTTTGGACAGGTGTTGCAGGGTATTCTATTGATAAAAGTGATTATGGTACTGGCGGATTTACTGCACATGATGCAGGAGATTTCAACTTATACCTTCAAAATGGCGCTACATGGACAAATCAGCAACAATCAAGTGTTAAACAACAAACAAACAATGAGGCTACTTTCAGTGGTAGTAAGGTAACAAAGTTAACGGGCGGTACTGATAAAGATCATGCAGGTTTGATATTCCAAAAAGATAATCGTGATATTACGGTTGACAATTATAGCGGTAATATGAAAGTCTTTTATGAACATGAGTTGAGTACGCCGACAACGATGATTGGTGGGAACATAAAAATTAATCATGCAGCAACGGATAGTGGAATTATTTTTAGTACCGATAATGCAGGAGTAACGAATGAAAATAGTAACGCAGTATTAAATGCATTGGCGAATAAGCTATATTATAACGCATATATAAGCGGAGAAAGAAATCTTATTGGTCAAGCTGAAATCACGGAAGGGCTTACTTCATCGGCAAAAGCACTCAAGTTAGTTGATATGACATTTAACGAAACGACGGGGCAAGGGGAATATAAAGTACCTGTGATTCCTGATAATCAGACTGAAACAGAATTTACGAGGGCGATTACCGGAAATAAAGAAACAAATAGCGAATATGTGGATAGTGGTGTTTTAAAAGAAAACGGAACGTATAGTTTTACTAAAGATACAACAATCAATGCGGAGAAAAACCTCATTGCTGCCGGAGCTTGGATGCCTAAGATTAGTTCGGCAATATCCGGAAGTACTGAAGCTACATCAGTGCTACTTGACATGAATAATAAAGATTTAATAATTAATGCAACTACTGATACACATACGACGGGGATAACGGCAATTGGCGATGGAAAAGTAGAAATTGATCATGCCGGTAAAATAACAATAAATACCGAAAGTACGGGTGGTGGGCAGACTGCTGCATTATATACCAATGGCGGTGGTCATATAGTCATACATAATGGGGGAGAAAACCTAGAAGATAAAGTATTGACGGTAAGAGCAAATACTACAAGTATCGCGAACGGTGCAGTAATTAAATCTATGAATGGAGTCGGCGGCAAAGAATCAAGTATTATTATTGATGGGCTTGTAGATGTAGTGGCAGACGGTAATGGTGATGCGAAAAATGGAAAAGGGGCAAATGAAGGCATCAGTGCAGTTGCATCGACGATTGAAATTGGTGGAGGTAGTATCAAAGCCGTTAACGGTGCTTGGTGTGCAATTCGTGCTTATGGAGAATTTGTTTCGAATAATTACGGCACTGTAAACATCAATGTAGCGAAAGATGAACAGGGAAATATCATTGGAGCAGGCAAGAACAAGACTACGATTGAAGGTGCGATTGTAACAAATGGTGGAATGGGAACGAAAGGTAGAGTGAGCATTGGATTAAGTACGCCAGACTCCTATTGGAAAGGTGATTACACAGATGTAACGGGATATGGTGTAACACAGGGACAGTTGGGGAATGTGAATTTGTTTATGACCAATGGTGCAAACTGGACAGGATATACGAAAGGAACGATGAATGTTGATATGTCTAGCGGAGCAACTTGGGAAGGATATAACGTTGGTGATAACTTCAATTTAAGTCTAAGCGATCAAGCTATTTGGAAAAATAATAATAAGACAGAAAATCCTAGCAAAGTCCAATATTTAACTGGTGCTAAAGACAAAAATAAGATTGGCTATATTCAAATGACACAAGATGCTACGGCTAATTTGGTAATAGATAATTATAGTGGAAATACCTTAGCTTGGTATGATCATAATACAGCATCTCCGACAGAGCTAATTGGTGGTTCGATTACTGTAAAATCGGCAGCACCTGATTCGACAATGACGTTGTGGACAGGAAACAACGGTGTTAATACAGCAACGAGTGCAACCGATGCAGAAAAAGAAACGCTGAATACAGTATTAGATAATTTGGCAAAGAAATTAATTTATACGGGCTATATAGGCAAAGCAGAAGAAAATTTGAAAGGGTATGTCGGTATTGCAGAAGGCATGACTTCATCTTCGGCGATAAAGAATAGTGAAATTAAATTCAGTAAAACAACCGGTGAGGGAAGTTATGAACATCAAATTACGCCACCGACTCCGCCTATTCCACCGGTAATACCAAGTGAATTTAATACGCCAATTGGGAAGGATAACGCTAATGATGAGTACAAGGATGTAATGGATGATACCGGAAGGACATATACGTTTACGAAAGATACTAAAGTCGATGTTGACGATACTAAACAAGTGGCTGACGGTGTTACTGCAGCAGTATATAGTAATAATAAAGACACTATAATTAATGCTGAAGGTAAAAATATTGTATTAGATGCGAATGGAACAGCAAATAAATCTTATGGTATAGCTGCTACGGCTGAAAATAGCAATATAAATGTAAATGCGAGCAACGTGACAATTCATACATCCGGTAGCAATGAAAGTAGTGGGATCTATAGCGACCAGGGAAATGTAAGTATCATAAATAATATTTCAGTTCATGCGAAAAATGGGAATGGAATTTTAGCAAAGGATAATGGGAAAGTTACAATTAATGGTGATGCTGATATTACTGTAGATGAAAATAATGCACAAGCAGTTTGGGCTTCTGCCGGCACGGTTGAAATAAAAGGTGATACCACGATTAATGCAGTTAATAAAACAGCACTGCTAGCCGAGGCAGGTGGTCAAATAAAACTTGATACAACGAATAAACGTGTGAATATCACAGGCGACATTGAAAATCATGGTGGAAGTATAGCGATTGTTCCAGGGGAAGATTCTGTAATTAAAGGCGCGATAAGAAATACAAGTGGTAATGTAGAAATTAGTTTAGGCAAGGGATCGGTCTTAGAAGGTGGCATTGAAACCGGATCTACTCAGAAAACTTTTTCGATGATGCGTAATGTATCAGCAGAGCCAATAACTAAACTTTCTTTAGTAGATGGTGCAATATGGAGGTTTAATGCAGATAAAGATGCTAATGTAAGTGACCTTGTTGGAGGAAGTAAAGGTCATGAAGGAATCATTGAACAAAAGTCTGCTCATGAGATTACTGCTCATACCTTTAGTGGTAATATGAATGTAAAATATGCTAGTACATATGCTGATGGAAATTTAATGATTAATGATAATCAGGGTAATTTTGTAATTAATGGACTAAAAGCAGGTTCGAGTAATAACAGTATTACGATTTCTACTGATAATAATAATGTAAATGCATTGGATAATACTTCATGGGAAAAAACGTTAAACAGCTTGGCTAACAAAGTGCAATATAATGGCGTAATTAATGAAGATGGACGAGTAAGTAATTTGACTGGTATGGCAACTGTTAATGAAAGCATTACTGCACCATCAGCAAAAGCAGAGATATTATTTAAAAATGGGACTGATAGCAATATAATAGATAAAATTACGTTTAATAATGGTTCAAGTGGAACTATCACTTATGGTGATTATGAAACTGCGGTGATGAGTGGAGTAAAATCTGCGATGACATCAGCTGCTATGGGATGGCGCACTGAAAATAACAATC
This genomic interval from Selenobaculum gibii contains the following:
- a CDS encoding TonB-dependent receptor, which translates into the protein MDNKWLYQIKTKKKRRYQNIAACVVCTLALGVVTPAGMVWADEAQQDIEKISNTENELDEYTLDTVTVEAKRPDWESKLSPGTVTVIRPDDYKGEQKTLPELLKKVPGVHVREVNGKGQYTTVTVRGSTAAQVGVFIDGVLSNLGGDAAVDISTIPVDNVERIEVYRGYIPTRFAGTFMGGVINIVTKKPTKANISAEVGKSSYGGTRAALEIMNPLGSGSLLIGINHDGSDQNFKYENYAAGRNISDVQLSINSLQEDVDDFNPKMIDMLTSGGKPLISMSDSDKDYYKANFDAWIEFIRSTGDKSLSHAIEDNAKNVAQKSSMSTFRQTMIDMGIKDQYIAAGYPETGWTNWWDFAGEDWNYHGSETGIIDDNVKNQIIDTYVQNTTPKIIDEWTTIVDPDKSTSLASSKEELEAAKKKLKALQDKERYRRYNDYKKDSAMIKWQDDNFVIKGSWNKIQRHLPDSLWGDSVSDAATNALVDTKDIFYASSRKQELENSEILLQNRAQYKKLEWGWMIDYLHQDKKYRTEHMLDYPNNFRWNNIPLREWSHYQSDKYNVQLDGNYQINDNQMLEYQFNFSHEKLNIKGSLLDKVLGDDVIGNILGQTRNRYEQDLFNMQIQDAITLDKEGTCILTPSIRYNQSKITGFSDGKRFPVNQSNKFHWLHQEDSQTDGKATWQLALKKEFNDSFSLRMTGGTYYRLLNMYEIAGDGAGILPASRDGSSSSFPLPEEGMQFDISALWNGKTLGADNNTTLTYFWRDSDNMLQLVRAGLDYWSYFNDSRAKVHGIELESQFKWNKYSLDLRTTYTKVNAQKKNTAVNYPYTDIWMTYQPEWESSLRLTYTPNNKISIFGELHYTDEYFTSTSRDSRGGNYAYLSGKPVSSLTVINTGVKWKPEKDWQINIGCNDIFNKGPKQKIYSPIAFTEDGYINAEFPLQGRTYYATVRYEF